The Vibrio gazogenes DNA segment GCAAAACCCCGATTCGCCTCATCGCCAGTGCCAAATCGTGGCTGTGTCACGGTGGCGTCAACCGCCGTGATGCGTTCTTACCGGCCGGCAGTCCGGATGATGTCAGTAAGCTGTCGCCACTACAGGCCAGCGAACTGTATCTTGAGCACTTGCAAAACGCCTGGAATCATCAGTTTCCTCAGTATCCTTTAGCCGAACAGGATGTCACCATTACGATTCCGGCCTCGTTTGACCCGGCAGCGCGTGACTTCACCGCAGAAGCCGCCAAAAATATCGGCCTCAACCGCCGGACACTGCTGGAAGAACCTCAAGCAGCACTCTATAGCTGGATTGATGCCAATGGTGAGTCATGGCGTGACCGTGTCAACGTCGGTGATGTGGTTTTGGTTGTCGATATCGGTGGCGGCACAACCGACTTATCGCTGGTTGAAGTCAAAGAAAGTGACGGACACTTGGTTCTGGAGCGGGTTGCGGTCGGTGAACATATTCTTCTGGGCGGGGACAATATGGATCTCGCCCTCGCCTATCGTCTGAAAATGAAGCTGGCGCAAAATGGTCAAGAACTGCAAGCGTGGCAAATTCAGGCGCTCACCCACGCTTGCCGTGATGCCAAAGAAGCCCTGCTTAATGATGCAGCGCTGGCTGCCGTACCAATTGTTGTACCAAGCAGAAGCTCGAAACTGTTCGGTTCGACGTTGAAAACCGAACTCACTCAACAAGATGTTCGCCAGACACTGGTTGATGGCTTTTTCCCCCAAGTCGGGGTTGATGAACTGCCTCAGCAAAGAGCCCGAGGCGCACTGACGCAAATGGGTCTGCCATATGCGCAAGATGCCGGAATCACTCGTCACATTGCAGCATTTTTAACCAAGCAAGCAAATGCCGCCACTGACACGACAGATGCCATGATGCCATTTGGCGGAATTCCCGGTCTGGAAGCGGCCAGTACGCCAGCCTTTATCCAACCCAGCGCGATTTTACTCAACGGTGGTGTGCTCAAATCAACACTACTGACCGAACGTTTGCTGACCACCATCAATCGCTGGCTGACCGACGCCGGGGCCGAACCCGCTCGTACCCTGACGGGTATTCACCTTGATCTGGCGGTGTCTCAGGGCGCTGCGTATTATGGTGCAGTCCGTCAGGGAAGCGGCGTCAGAATTCGCGGCGGATTAGCCAGTGCTTATTATGTCGGGATTGAAAGTGCGATGCCGGCAATTCCGGGCATGGCACCACCGCTGGAAGCCATGTGCGTCGCCCCGTTCGGGATGGAAGAAGGCGCCTGTGTCATCATCAACCAGCGGGAATTCGGTTTGGTGATCGGTCAACCGGTTCACTTCCAGTTTTTCGGCTCAACAGTTCGGCGCGATGACTCAGCCGGCACTCATTTAGAGACGTGGTCTGGTGATGAACTCCAAGAACTGCCAGAGATTCAAGTGACACTCCCCGTCACCGAAGGGCGTAAAAACGGCCAGATTGTTCCGGTCACGCTCGCCGCCCGGGTAACCGAAGTGGGCACGTTGTATCTGGAAGCAATCGCCACCGATAACGGCCAGACATGGCATGTCGAGTTTGATGTACGTGAAGGATAACTATGGCGACACAACATTATTTAGTCGGCATCGATTTGGGCACAACCAATACGGTTGTGGCCTATTGCGAGAACGGCCAGAATCTATCCGAATGTCCGATCCGGCTTTTTGAAATCGACCAACTCATCGGCCCCGGTGAAGTCGCCCGTCGGGCGACACTTCCCTCGTTTCGTTTTCATCCGGCACAAGGACAGCACCACCCGACGGATACCGAACTCCCTTGGACACATCAGCCGGTCGATGGTGATTTCACACCGGTAATTATCGGGGAATGGGCCAGAGAACTCGGTGCTCAGGTTGAAGGCCGACAGGTCGTCAGTGCTAAAAGCTGGTTGTCGCATCCTTCGGTTGATCGCTACGAAGCAATTTTACCCTGGGCCGGCACACAAGATGTCGAAAAAGTTTCTCCGCTCATCGCCAGCGCCAGTTATCTCAACCACATCCGTCAGGCGTGGAATTATCACCATCCGGCCGCCCCGCTCGAGCAACAGGACATTGTAGTCACCGTACCGGCTTCGTTTGATGAAAGCGCTCGGAAGCTGACACTGGAAGCGGCGGCACTGGCGGGGATGCCTCATGTCAAACTCCTTGAGGAGCCGCAGGCCGTTTGTTATGACTGGTATAATCGCTTCCAGTCTCAAGCAACCACACAGCTCAAAGATGTATCCGCGATTCTGATTTGCGATGTCGGTGGCGGCACAACCGATCTCAGCCTCATCTCGGCAACATTAGAACAGGATGCGTTGCAATTGGATCGGGTCGGGGTCGGAGAACATTTAATGCTCGGTGGGGATAACATCGATCTCGCA contains these protein-coding regions:
- a CDS encoding Hsp70 family protein; its protein translation is MEQHARYCVGIDLGTTHSVLSYVDMHAETPQVSVLSIPQMTAPGTVESLPQLGSFIYQPHEHEMSPSSRILPWSDEPQALVGAIARQLGSKTPIRLIASAKSWLCHGGVNRRDAFLPAGSPDDVSKLSPLQASELYLEHLQNAWNHQFPQYPLAEQDVTITIPASFDPAARDFTAEAAKNIGLNRRTLLEEPQAALYSWIDANGESWRDRVNVGDVVLVVDIGGGTTDLSLVEVKESDGHLVLERVAVGEHILLGGDNMDLALAYRLKMKLAQNGQELQAWQIQALTHACRDAKEALLNDAALAAVPIVVPSRSSKLFGSTLKTELTQQDVRQTLVDGFFPQVGVDELPQQRARGALTQMGLPYAQDAGITRHIAAFLTKQANAATDTTDAMMPFGGIPGLEAASTPAFIQPSAILLNGGVLKSTLLTERLLTTINRWLTDAGAEPARTLTGIHLDLAVSQGAAYYGAVRQGSGVRIRGGLASAYYVGIESAMPAIPGMAPPLEAMCVAPFGMEEGACVIINQREFGLVIGQPVHFQFFGSTVRRDDSAGTHLETWSGDELQELPEIQVTLPVTEGRKNGQIVPVTLAARVTEVGTLYLEAIATDNGQTWHVEFDVREG